The Candidatus Poribacteria bacterium genomic sequence CGCCTGATCGCGTCGGGGGGTATGTCCCGCGCGGTATGCCCTACGGTGCGCGTTATGACGCTTGGACCCCATCGGGTCATCGTCCTGGCTCGGATTTAGATTTCCTGCGGGAACAGTTGCTCGATTCGTGGGGTATTGAATACGGCATCTTGAACTGCCTGACACCTGTTTGTGAGATGCCCAATCTGGAGTATGCTGCGGCATTCGCACGGGCGGTCAACGATTGGCAGATTGATGAGTGGCTGGATCCAGAACCCCGGCTGCGCGCATCGCTGATAGTCGCCTGCGACGATGGCAAGTTGGCATCGGAGGAGATTGATCGGCTCGCTGGAGATTCAAGATTTGTCCAAATATTACTTCTCGCCCGTACAATGGAGCCGTTGGGACGGCGTAAATACTGGCAGATGTACGAGGCTGCGGTGAAGCACGACTTACCGATTGGGATTCACTTCACCGGGGTTGGTGTGGGTCCAATTACTGCTGTCGGTAAACCGGCTCACTACATTGAGGATCACGCTGGCATGACACAGGCGTTTCAGACGCAGGTAACCAGTCTGGTGTGCGAGGGTGTTTTTGAGCATTTTCCCACGTTGAAGGTGGCACTGATTGAGGGTGGGTTTGCTTGGCTACCGCCGCTGATGTGGCGGCTTGACCGTGCGTGGAAGAAATTGCGCGATGAAGTGCCTTACCTCAAACGGTTGCCTTCGGAATACANNNNNNNNNNNNNNNNNNNNNNNNNNNNNNNNNNNNNNNNNNNNNNNNNNNNNTGCAGCATATCAAGGCGGATGAAAGGCTGATGTTTGCCACGGACTATCCCCATTGGGACTTTGACTCTCCTGATCGGACCCTACCGACGAATCTGTCTCCGGGGTTGAAGCGGAACATCATGGCAGAGAACGCCCGTGGGTTCTATCAGCTATAGAAGAAACGATAGGCAAGGGCAAAGTTCACCTATCTCTCATAGCCGGTCAGTTCAACATATCCATGACCGCTGACTGCTGCCCCGTCGATCTGTCCGCGCACCCGCACGGCACCTTCCCAATATGTAAAACTTGCACGAAACTCTTGATTCGGGATAAGCGGTTCAACCTGAAGGGCGATGTTTAACTCTGGAAAGGTTATTTGCCAATCGGAGGGATAGGTAGCACGGCTTTCCGGACTTTTCCACTGATGGGTAGGGGTCAGCGTAAAATCTTTCGTCCCGATGCGCAGCTGCCGTCCATCGGGATAGATTAAGGTGCCTTCAAACGTTTGTGGGTCGCATGATTGGTCTGGCCGGCGCAGGCAGTATAGCATCAGTGTCGTGCTATCTGCTAACTGTAAGCTGAACCAGTCCCACCCCACGAACCCTTCGCCGAGGAAACTGGTGCCGAACTCGTGATCCATCCAGCTAATCCCACTGACAGTTACTGTTTCGCCGTTGACTGTGACCTCGCCGGTAGTTTCTAACCCAACGAGACTATAGTAGTAGGTCGCATTGCCCGGTTCGGGTCCCTTTTGGCTGAAGCCGCGATCTCCTTGCAGTATCGGTGGACGCGTCTGCCGCAAGTCGAGGGATAGTCCTATCTGCGGTTCCATCTCGATAGAATTGGAGGTTGAAGGGACATGCAGGCGCATCACCCCCGACTCCGTTTCCGTAGCCGACCAATCCTCCAGCCAGACTTTGTAGGTTGGATCTCCCGTTGCTCCTGCCAATCCACCTGCCCCCCGACTCCTACGCTCAAAGCAGAAATATTCGTTGTTCGCCGCGTCCGTAACGGCAAAATGCGCCATATAAACTTGATTCGTGGCGAAATGTGAAGTCCGCTCTGGCATTTGGGGCGTCAGCGCAAAACGGAAAAAGGTTAACTGATAACCGAAAGCCTTCCCATCGTCGGTGTGCAGGTTGCCGGTATAATACCACCACTCGATTTGATACTCTGGATGCGGCCCATGATCGCGTGGGAACTGGAACGTCATTGGCTCAAGCACACGGGCGAATCGCTCATCGGCTTTGCTGCGCAACGTATCACTGACGCTGGTGGAATTTCGCTGTGCCTCCGCGAAATTGATGCTTACAATTACCAACAGAATTATAGCCCACAGATGGAAAATAGAGCGTGGTATGGCGCACTTTAATTGAATTCGTTGCATCGTCAATTCTAGTACATTCTCGAAGATTTTTGTATTTACAAAACTGATTGACTGATATAATATACGCATGTTAGATACATTTCGATCTTTATCAGATTCTAGACCTTCGGAGGTTTTCATCCACAGACAAAATTTGATTGATGAGGAGTAAAATTATGATCTATGAAATACGAACCTACAACCTAAAAGTGGGACAACTTCAGGACTATTGGGAACGCTTTGGCGAGAAACTGCCGGCGCGTCAAGAATTATCGAAACTCGGTGGGCATTGGTACACTGAAGCGGGACCGTTGAATCAGATGGTCGCTATTTGGCCATACGAGAGCCTTGAACAACGGGCTGAAATCCGACGTGCTGCGGAGGCGGGCCCGGATCCGATATGGCCCCCCGATACAAGCGATCTCATTGTGTCAATGGTATCTGAGATTTTTCTGCCAGCCCCATTTATGACACCCTTGAGTGAACGAGACATCGGACCCATATATGAGATGCGTATATACACCTATCCTGCGGAAGGGATGCCGCAAGTGCTGGAGGCGTGGGGCGCGGCGGTTACCGAGCGCGAGAAGTTCTCGCCGTTGGCGGGGTGTTGGTACTCAGAATACGGTGGGCTCAACAACTTTATCCATGTATGGGCGTATAGGAGTTTTGAGGAACGTCTACGGATACGGGCGGAGACACGGGAACAGGGCGTTTGGCCCCCCAAAGGC encodes the following:
- a CDS encoding carotenoid 1,2-hydratase encodes the protein MQRIQLKCAIPRSIFHLWAIILLVIVSINFAEAQRNSTSVSDTLRSKADERFARVLEPMTFQFPRDHGPHPEYQIEWWYYTGNLHTDDGKAFGYQLTFFRFALTPQMPERTSHFATNQVYMAHFAVTDAANNEYFCFERRSRGAGGLAGATGDPTYKVWLEDWSATETESGVMRLHVPSTSNSIEMEPQIGLSLDLRQTRPPILQGDRGFSQKGPEPGNATYYYSLVGLETTGEVTVNGETVTVSGISWMDHEFGTSFLGEGFVGWDWFSLQLADSTTLMLYCLRRPDQSCDPQTFEGTLIYPDGRQLRIGTKDFTLTPTHQWKSPESRATYPSDWQITFPELNIALQVEPLIPNQEFRASFTYWEGAVRVRGQIDGAAVSGHGYVELTGYER
- a CDS encoding NIPSNAP family protein, whose protein sequence is MIYEIRTYNLKVGQLQDYWERFGEKLPARQELSKLGGHWYTEAGPLNQMVAIWPYESLEQRAEIRRAAEAGPDPIWPPDTSDLIVSMVSEIFLPAPFMTPLSERDIGPIYEMRIYTYPAEGMPQVLEAWGAAVTEREKFSPLAGCWYSEYGGLNNFIHVWAYRSFEERLRIRAETREQGVWPPKGSVRPITQESKILLPAPFSPMQ